ACCTTTGGATGCACCGGCCAGCCGCCCGGTGAATCTCTGGATATCAAAGGTTCGGACACTCTTGTCCAGCTGGTTGCAGATATGGCCCAAACCTATATGGAAAATAATCAGGGGACTGATGTATTGGTCACCGGCGGTGGTTCCGGCACAGGCATCGCAGCTTTGATAAACGGTGAGATCGATATTGCCATCTCGTCCCGCTCAATAACGACAACAGAAATTGATACAGCCAGGAAGAAGGGTATTGAGCCCTGGGAATTCATCATTGCCAGGGACGGACTGGCCGTGATTGTGAATTCGGACAATCAGCTCAAAAACCTCACACTGGAACAGATAGGAGCTATCTACAGGGGCGATATCACCAACTGGAACCAGCTCGGTGGTGCTGACCTGGAGATAACACTGTACGGCAGGCAGAGCACATCAGGTACATACGAGTTCTTCCTGGAGCACGTGGTTAACTGGCAGCAGACCCGGAAAAATGATTATTCTCCCAAAATGCGCAATATGGAAGGTAACAAGGCAATAGCAGATGCAATTACCGCTGACCCCTCAGGCATAGGATATATAGGGATAGGTTATGTTACTGATAAAATACAGGTAATTTCTGTAGCCAGGGACACCTCGTCAGAATATATTTCCCCGCTGGAGGAGAACAATATCGAGAACGACCTGTACCCCATAACCAGACCCCTGTTCCAGTACACCAGCGGAAAACCTGATAAGGACAGTCTGCTGTATGCTTTTATCAGGTTCGAACTGAGTGAATCAGGACAGGATATCGTACGACGTTCCGGATTCTATCCAATAAATAAGGATGACAGGGCACAGAACCAGGACAAAATTTCAGACATAGAAGGGTAACACCCCAATATTTTTCTAAAATGCAGCACATAGCTGGAAATAACATCTCCATGGGTTAGGGGGGATAACAGTTACTAAAGGTTCTATACAATTCAGACAAAAAATAAAAGAAAGGCTCATTGCATGGTTCTTCGCAATAAACGGCATATCCACCATAGTCTTAGTCCTTGGCATCTTTATATTTCTTGCACTCACCGGGCTGCAGGCATTTACCCAGATCTCCCCTTTAGAGTTCTTTTTCAGTACAGACTGGAATCCAACATCCTATGTACAGCCCAGCTGGGGCATTCTGTCGCTGGTGGTGGGGACCCTCTATATCGCCGGTTTCTCCCTCATCATTGCCGTACCCCTTGGTGTGGCGTGTGCCATATATCTTGCACAGATCGCATCACCTTCGGTCAGGGAACTGCTAAAGCCTGCCATAGAGATGATCGCAGCCCTTCCCAGCGTGGTATTGGGGCTGCTGGGGCTGTTAGTACTTGCCCCGGCAGTTGCAGATTTTTTCGGACTGAGCAATGGACTGAATGCATTCACAGCATCCATACTGGTAGCCATAATGGCCCTTCCCACCATAATTAGCCTCTCAGAGGATGCCATAACCTCGGTACCAAAAGGATATACTGAGGCCAGCCTGGCCCTGGGTGCCAACAATTGGCAGACCATCAGAAATGTGGTGGTACCATCTGCCATGTCAGGTATCATAGCTGCTGTCATGTTGGGACTGGGGCGTGTGGTGGGTGAGACCATGGTGG
The window above is part of the ANME-2 cluster archaeon genome. Proteins encoded here:
- a CDS encoding PstS family phosphate ABC transporter substrate-binding protein yields the protein MNKYFRILALVVITSFTFGCTGQPPGESLDIKGSDTLVQLVADMAQTYMENNQGTDVLVTGGGSGTGIAALINGEIDIAISSRSITTTEIDTARKKGIEPWEFIIARDGLAVIVNSDNQLKNLTLEQIGAIYRGDITNWNQLGGADLEITLYGRQSTSGTYEFFLEHVVNWQQTRKNDYSPKMRNMEGNKAIADAITADPSGIGYIGIGYVTDKIQVISVARDTSSEYISPLEENNIENDLYPITRPLFQYTSGKPDKDSLLYAFIRFELSESGQDIVRRSGFYPINKDDRAQNQDKISDIEG
- the pstC gene encoding phosphate ABC transporter permease subunit PstC, whose amino-acid sequence is MKERLIAWFFAINGISTIVLVLGIFIFLALTGLQAFTQISPLEFFFSTDWNPTSYVQPSWGILSLVVGTLYIAGFSLIIAVPLGVACAIYLAQIASPSVRELLKPAIEMIAALPSVVLGLLGLLVLAPAVADFFGLSNGLNAFTASILVAIMALPTIISLSEDAITSVPKGYTEASLALGANNWQTIRNVVVPSAMSGIIAAVMLGLGRVVGETMVVLMVAGNARAFPAGFFDPVRPMTATIAIEIKEVVVGDLHYQALYAVGLVLFVMTFIVNFAADLYLHRQEGKM